One Helianthus annuus cultivar XRQ/B chromosome 7, HanXRQr2.0-SUNRISE, whole genome shotgun sequence genomic region harbors:
- the LOC110866632 gene encoding uncharacterized mitochondrial protein AtMg00810-like, protein MVEIRKSVLIAGKLSVRLLSQSWPIHQLDVTNAFLHGNLTETVYMYQPMGFRHRDYPNHVCRLKKSLYGLKQAPTAWYQRFTDFVTSMGFEQSRCDNSLFTYHYGGDIAYLLIYVDDIILTTSTDSLRVKLMGSLAAEFAMKDLGPLSYFLGITVSRIGQTMFLSQKSYALDIVNRAGMSSCNPVSTPVDTKPKLAASSGTLFEDPTLYRSLAGALQYLTFTRPDISYAVQQICIHMHRPSVDHWQALKRIIRYIQGTADYGLTLSSCSDISLRAYTDADWAGCPDTRRSTSGYCVYMGPNLLSWSSKRQSTISRSSAEAEYRAVANVVAEICWLRNLLLELRRPLSKATLVYCDNISAIYLSSNPVQHQRTKHIELDIHFVREQVQRGTIRVLHTPTRLQIADIFTKGLPRVLFDDFRSSLNIRPPLASTAGV, encoded by the coding sequence ATGGTCGAAATCAGGAAGTCGGTATTGATTGCGGGGAAACTTTCAGTCCGGTTGTTATCACAGTCTTGGCCCATTCATCAGCTCGATGTTACAAATGCtttccttcatggaaatcttacGGAGACTGTATACATGTATCAACCGATGGGGTTTCGCCACCGAGACTATCCAAATCACGTATGTCGTCTCAAGAAGTCTCTTTACGGGCTTAAACAGGCACCAACGGCGTGGTACCAAAGATTTACAGATTTTGTTACTTCCATGGGTTTCGAGCAAAGTCGATGTGATAACTCGCTGTTTACATATCATTACGGGGGTGATATTGCGTATTTATtgatctatgttgatgatattattctCACCACGTCTACCGATTCACTACGAGTGAAACTAATGGGCAGCCTCGCGGCTGAATTCGCCATGAAAGATCTTGGACCTCTTAGCTACTTCTTGGGTATTACGGTCTCTCGCATTGGTCAGACTATGTTTCTTTCACAGAAATCTTATGCCTTGGATATTGTTAACCGTGCGGGTATGTCCTCATGTAATCCGGTCAGTACTCCAGTCGATACAAAGCCCAAACTTGCCGCTTCATCTGGTACACTGTTTGAAGATCCCACGCTATACCGAAGCCTTGCGGGTGCTCTCCAATACCTCACGTTTACTCGGCCCGATATTAGTTACGCGGTTCAACAAATATGCATTCACATGCATCGTCCTAGTGTTGATCATTGGCAGGCATTGAAACGCATTATTCGGTATATCCAAGGCACTGCCGACTATGGGCTCACCTTATCATCCTGCTCGGATATTTCTCTTCGTGCGTATACCGACGCCGATTGGGCCGGGTGTCCCGACACCCGTCGTTCTACATCGGGATATTGCGTCTATATGGGGCCAAATCTGTTATCGTGGTCATCTAAGCGGCAATCGACCATCTCGCGCTCCAGTGCTGAAGCTGAATACCGTGCAGTTGCAAATGTTGTTGCTGAAATTTGCTGGCTTCGCAATCTTCTTCTTGAATTGCGTCGACCTCTTTCCAAGGCCACCTTGGTCTATTGTGACAATATCAGTGCAATCTATCTATCGAGTAATCCCGTACAGCATCAACGCACGAAACATATCGAGCTTGACATACATTTTGTGCGGGAGCAAGTTCAACGCGGCACGATACGGGTACTTCACACCCCAACTCGACTTCAGATTGCAGACATCTTCACCAAAGGATTACCTCGGGTTCTATTTGACGACTTCCGCTCCAGTCTCAACATTCGTCCACCTCttgcttcgactgcgggggtgtaa